Below is a window of Komagataella phaffii GS115 chromosome 1, complete sequence DNA.
TGAATCGGTCGGTCTGATTCAACATGGCGATTTGAGGAGTAGTAACTATTCCTGATGCATCTGTGGTTACCTGCAACAATTTCTGAAGCAAGTTtaagttcttcaaatgctGGTCCCTTTCTCCAGTCTTTAAGAACCCTATGTAAAGCTCCGACACAATGTCTTCATACTCTTGTAATAGATTGATATATACATGTGCACTTTTGTACCTCTCCAAAGATGGGATACCTCCCAATGGGTCAATGAAAATGTACTTTTCAATTGTGAATAAGTTCTCCTTGTCATGGTCCAATCTATGTCTATCATTCAAGGATTTCAAGTCAGTAGCTAAACATTGGAGGACTGCCTCGGAGGATAGAAATACATTTTTGGAGCCCTTATCCATATATCCCACAGGATAAACAACAGGGACTATACCCTGAGATATAGGAATTAGTAATAGCTCTGGTAGGGTCATTGAAAATCTGTCTTCATCAAATTTTTGTTCGAACAAACCTCTGATGGCCCTTGCGGAGAGCTCGTTGTCATCCTCATATTTATGGaaacatttttcaatgatattTATGAAACTCAGGGCCTGCTGATGGTAATTGGCAATGCTTTTTTGTACCATGGCGTCCGATTCTCCATTCAAAGCCTGAACTTCTTTATCTGTATCCAATAACACTATGGGACTCACCCCAAGTTTTATTAGTTTGTACAAAGTAAAGGCGATACCTTTCAAAGCTGTGGGGTCAATATCCCTAAACTGCCTGATCTTCACAATAGCAATACGAAGGGTGTCAGTGAGTTTGATCTCCAGCTTAGATTTACTGATTAGATCAGACCTTGGGCGATTCAAGTGAAAGTCTTCAattttgttgttttcattATTGGTCGAATGCTTCAACATGAGATTGTCAATCATGCTGGAGTACTTGTTACGTTTGCTAACGGAGCTCCGATCCATTTGGCCCTTACTGTAGATATCCACATCCTTTAATAGAGGATACTTCTTCAAGTAGTTTCGAACTTCTCTCTTGGTAGCAGTGGAGTTGAGGATAGTTAGAAC
It encodes the following:
- a CDS encoding Acetylglutamate synthase (glutamate N-acetyltransferase), mitochondrial enzyme; the encoded protein is MLSIKDFTSNLTRHARNTEEKRNMVLTILNSTATKREVRNYLKKYPLLKDVDIYSKGQMDRSSVSKRNKYSSMIDNLMLKHSTNNENNKIEDFHLNRPRSDLISKSKLEIKLTDTLRIAIVKIRQFRDIDPTALKGIAFTLYKLIKLGVSPIVLLDTDKEVQALNGESDAMVQKSIANYHQQALSFINIIEKCFHKYEDDNELSARAIRGLFEQKFDEDRFSMTLPELLLIPISQGIVPVVYPVGYMDKGSKNVFLSSEAVLQCLATDLKSLNDRHRLDHDKENLFTIEKYIFIDPLGGIPSLERYKSAHVYINLLQEYEDIVSELYIGFLKTGERDQHLKNLNLLQKLLQVTTDASGIVTTPQIAMLNQTDRFTNPIIYNVLTDRPTISSSLPVDLKKTPLLNTSIIRRGVPVEVYVDESSDKSGLCLDSLLKRGALDLEKLKNVIDLSFRKDLNMKKYLARVKNNVAAILIAGDYEGVIIVTWEVTDEEKPQKIAYLDKFAVSPKAQGSTGVADVLFKSLLSNFENELFWRSRSNNPVNKWYFERSKGSLTVTGTNWKCFYTGKNYPSLDRMKGYFNICERIQPSWNG